A genomic segment from Bradyrhizobium diazoefficiens USDA 110 encodes:
- a CDS encoding tagatose 1,6-diphosphate aldolase yields MRTIGKNRGLARLADADGHFRIVALDQRPPLFDAIAKAKGITRDQVEYSDVTAAKRLLVENLAPHCSSMLFDPNFAVPAAIDLLPPRCGLIMTLEEHRVEETAGGRKSRAITNWSVDKIRAMGGDAVKVLAWYRPDADAAVNEHQKKFVREIGEGCARHDIPYVLELLVYPFLGSANHTADYVESPGKLPALVIDSVREFAKPEYNVDLLKLESPLAANSLPARDGSAEAKAAQKEFDAIGDICRARNIPWVLLSGGAAPEKFERVLDYSYAAGASGFLAGRTIWLDAVLKNFPDRAAVAASLRKDGLNVLDRLSELTTAKGTQWKARYPGFTDIKQEGDFARAY; encoded by the coding sequence ATGAGAACGATTGGAAAGAACCGCGGCCTGGCACGGCTTGCAGACGCGGATGGCCACTTTCGGATTGTCGCGCTGGATCAGCGGCCGCCATTGTTCGATGCCATCGCAAAAGCAAAAGGCATCACCCGCGATCAGGTCGAATATTCCGACGTCACGGCGGCTAAGCGTCTTCTGGTCGAGAACCTCGCGCCGCATTGCAGCTCGATGCTGTTCGACCCGAATTTTGCCGTGCCCGCCGCGATCGATCTGCTGCCGCCGCGCTGCGGCCTGATCATGACGCTGGAGGAGCACCGCGTCGAGGAGACCGCGGGCGGCCGCAAGTCGCGCGCGATCACCAACTGGAGCGTGGACAAGATCCGCGCCATGGGCGGCGATGCCGTCAAGGTGCTGGCGTGGTACCGGCCCGACGCCGATGCCGCCGTGAACGAGCACCAGAAGAAGTTCGTGCGCGAGATCGGCGAGGGCTGCGCCCGCCACGACATTCCCTACGTGCTCGAGCTGCTGGTCTATCCGTTCCTCGGCAGCGCCAACCACACCGCGGATTACGTGGAATCGCCCGGCAAGTTGCCAGCCCTCGTCATCGACAGCGTGCGCGAATTTGCCAAGCCGGAATACAACGTCGATCTGCTCAAGCTGGAGAGCCCGCTTGCGGCCAACAGCCTGCCGGCCCGTGACGGCAGCGCCGAAGCCAAGGCCGCGCAAAAGGAGTTCGATGCGATCGGCGACATCTGCCGCGCGCGCAATATCCCCTGGGTGCTGCTCTCGGGCGGCGCTGCCCCTGAGAAATTCGAGCGCGTGCTGGACTACTCCTATGCTGCGGGTGCCAGCGGCTTCCTCGCCGGCCGCACCATCTGGCTCGATGCCGTCCTCAAAAACTTCCCGGACCGGGCCGCCGTGGCGGCCAGCCTGCGCAAGGACGGCCTCAACGTGCTTGACCGGCTCAGCGAGCTGACCACCGCCAAGGGCACCCAGTGGAAGGCGCGCTATCCCGGCTTCACCGATATCAAGCAGGAAGGTGACTTCGCGCGCGCCTACTGA
- a CDS encoding ABC transporter substrate-binding protein: protein MKARMLATHVALPVLAIAVSAQAHAADFDWMKFKGKTVIFLANNNPVSQALLTYRADFEKLTGMTLKVDGYQEQQMRQRLVTVMNANSDEVDVYMTLPSREGEQFAAAGWYADLTAMAKNDVAKDYDPAGLSQALLKAATFNGKLTSMPMNLEGPIFYYRTDIFKKCGLEAPKTIKDVEAAAEKIKTCDSTVTPFVSRGLKPAVAYTFSNMLHNIGGTYMADGKSNLCSAKGKEALDTYSRLLRDFGPPGVVNYSFQQISALYRGGRAAMAFESSNELRTVMEGGARLKDTGLLPFPAGDAGQVPTTIGWGMAVSSHSKQPDVAWYFVQWATSPEVQKKMALQGIAPPRPSVANDPEYRKWIDEEPVRKEWQAALDVLATKGSSEVGYPIVANPQSREFIGQAVQDLILKQKPIDQACADADKALDALISLN from the coding sequence ATGAAGGCCAGGATGCTCGCGACGCATGTCGCGTTGCCCGTTCTCGCGATTGCCGTCAGTGCGCAGGCGCATGCGGCCGATTTCGACTGGATGAAGTTCAAGGGCAAGACCGTCATCTTTCTCGCCAACAACAATCCGGTCTCGCAGGCGCTGCTGACCTACAGGGCTGATTTCGAGAAGCTGACCGGCATGACCCTGAAGGTCGACGGTTATCAGGAACAGCAGATGCGCCAGCGTCTGGTCACGGTCATGAACGCCAATAGCGACGAAGTCGACGTCTACATGACGCTGCCGTCGCGCGAAGGCGAGCAGTTCGCCGCCGCCGGCTGGTATGCCGATCTCACCGCGATGGCCAAGAACGACGTCGCCAAGGATTACGATCCGGCCGGGCTGAGCCAGGCCCTGCTGAAGGCCGCGACGTTCAACGGCAAGCTCACCAGCATGCCGATGAACCTCGAAGGCCCGATTTTCTATTACCGCACCGACATCTTCAAGAAATGCGGCCTCGAGGCGCCGAAGACGATCAAGGACGTCGAAGCTGCGGCCGAGAAGATCAAGACCTGCGACAGCACGGTGACGCCCTTCGTCTCGCGCGGCCTCAAGCCCGCGGTCGCCTACACTTTCAGTAACATGCTGCACAATATCGGCGGCACCTATATGGCTGACGGCAAGTCGAATCTCTGCTCGGCCAAGGGCAAGGAGGCGCTCGACACCTATAGCCGGCTGCTGCGCGATTTCGGACCGCCCGGCGTCGTCAACTACAGCTTCCAGCAGATCTCCGCGTTGTATCGCGGCGGTCGCGCCGCGATGGCGTTCGAATCCTCCAACGAATTGCGCACCGTGATGGAAGGCGGCGCGCGCCTGAAGGATACTGGCCTGCTGCCGTTCCCGGCGGGCGACGCCGGCCAGGTGCCGACCACGATCGGCTGGGGCATGGCGGTGTCCTCGCACTCAAAGCAGCCGGATGTGGCCTGGTACTTCGTGCAATGGGCAACCAGCCCCGAGGTGCAGAAGAAGATGGCGCTGCAGGGCATTGCACCGCCGCGTCCGTCGGTTGCCAACGATCCCGAATATCGCAAGTGGATCGACGAGGAGCCGGTGCGGAAGGAATGGCAGGCTGCGCTCGACGTGCTCGCCACCAAGGGCTCGTCCGAAGTCGGCTATCCCATCGTCGCCAATCCGCAATCGCGCGAGTTCATCGGCCAGGCGGTGCAGGATCTGATCCTGAAGCAGAAGCCGATCGACCAGGCCTGTGCCGATGCCGACAAGGCGCTGGACGCGCTGATCTCGCTGAACTGA
- a CDS encoding carbohydrate ABC transporter permease, protein MPAGFVLAGTQPDRGQEHMSDTAATLTQDRQKLEMAALSAPAVVFTVAMIAFPVVYTIWLGFQTFSTTGKQSFAGLANYSKLISDVEFWHGLWVTIALFVLSLALQLVFGIWLALVLFHAKRLPGIVRSLFISPFMMPPVVAGMMWLVILDPSLGAANYILQSVGLPPSDWLASPTWVIPTVALIDSWQWTPYVALIVLGGLQSLPTSVYEAAQIDGASPFKTFQRITLPLLLPTIVTAAILRSVDLLRFFDIIYITTQGGPGNSSNTLNVYGFRVGFEFFNIGYASALMLTLTAIVFGAVLAFNRLRGAVAW, encoded by the coding sequence ATGCCGGCTGGCTTCGTGCTGGCCGGCACCCAACCCGATCGAGGGCAGGAACACATGTCGGATACGGCTGCGACACTCACGCAGGACCGGCAGAAGCTGGAGATGGCGGCGCTTTCGGCGCCGGCAGTCGTGTTCACGGTCGCGATGATCGCGTTTCCGGTCGTCTATACGATCTGGCTCGGCTTCCAGACGTTCTCCACGACCGGCAAGCAGTCCTTCGCCGGACTCGCCAACTATTCGAAGCTGATCTCCGACGTCGAATTCTGGCACGGACTGTGGGTCACCATCGCGCTGTTCGTGCTGTCGCTGGCGCTGCAACTCGTCTTCGGCATCTGGCTCGCGCTGGTGCTGTTCCATGCCAAGCGGCTGCCGGGCATCGTGCGCTCGCTGTTCATCTCGCCCTTCATGATGCCGCCGGTTGTGGCCGGCATGATGTGGCTGGTGATCCTTGATCCCTCGCTGGGCGCGGCCAACTACATTCTCCAGTCGGTCGGCCTGCCGCCATCGGATTGGCTGGCCTCGCCCACATGGGTGATTCCGACCGTCGCGCTGATCGACAGCTGGCAGTGGACGCCTTACGTCGCCCTGATCGTGCTGGGCGGCCTGCAGTCGCTGCCGACGAGCGTCTATGAGGCAGCCCAAATCGACGGCGCATCGCCGTTCAAGACGTTTCAGCGAATCACGCTGCCGCTGCTGCTGCCGACCATTGTCACCGCGGCGATCCTGCGCAGCGTTGATCTGCTGCGCTTCTTCGACATCATCTACATCACCACCCAGGGCGGTCCGGGTAACTCCTCGAACACGCTCAACGTCTACGGCTTCCGGGTCGGCTTCGAGTTCTTCAACATCGGCTATGCCAGCGCGCTGATGCTGACGCTGACGGCGATCGTGTTCGGCGCCGTGCTCGCCTTCAACCGCCTCCGCGGCGCGGTCGCATGGTGA
- a CDS encoding ABC transporter ATP-binding protein: protein MASISIRNLTKRYGNFTVIPDLNLEVADHEFVVFVGPSGCGKSTLLRIIAGLEPISSGDLYIGDKRVNGVQAAHRDIAMVFQDYALYPHMSVYDNMSFALELRGTPKAEIDSRVKRAAALLHIEPYLNRKPKELSGGQRQRVAMGRAIVRNPKAFLFDEPLSNLDAKLRGQVRAEIKALSQELKTTMVFVTHDQIEAMTMADRIVVLQSGTIQQYDTPETVYERPANQFVAGFIGSPAMNFFPVEWRQERAVLSEGGAVVPLDGEPAARLSKAGSAVLGIRPEHFAVAADGADGVAVTIKLVEPLGSDTLIHFDLAGGSAIARVDPALRPKVGDRINLRPQPGKTHLFDAANGQVLR, encoded by the coding sequence ATGGCCTCGATCTCGATCCGCAACCTCACCAAACGCTACGGCAATTTCACCGTGATCCCCGATCTCAATCTGGAGGTCGCGGACCACGAATTCGTCGTGTTCGTCGGCCCGTCCGGCTGCGGCAAGTCGACCCTGCTGCGGATCATCGCCGGCCTTGAGCCCATCTCGTCGGGCGATCTTTATATCGGCGACAAGCGCGTCAACGGTGTGCAGGCCGCGCACCGCGATATCGCCATGGTGTTTCAGGACTACGCGCTCTACCCGCATATGAGCGTCTACGACAACATGTCGTTTGCGCTGGAGCTGCGGGGAACGCCGAAGGCGGAAATCGACTCGCGCGTGAAGCGCGCGGCCGCCCTGTTGCATATCGAGCCTTATCTTAATCGCAAGCCGAAGGAGCTGTCCGGCGGTCAGCGCCAGCGTGTCGCCATGGGCCGCGCCATCGTGCGCAATCCCAAGGCGTTCCTGTTCGACGAGCCGCTCTCCAATCTCGACGCCAAGCTGCGCGGGCAGGTGCGCGCCGAGATCAAGGCGCTGTCGCAGGAGCTGAAGACCACCATGGTCTTCGTCACCCATGATCAGATCGAGGCCATGACCATGGCCGACCGCATCGTCGTGCTCCAGAGCGGCACGATCCAGCAATATGACACGCCGGAGACGGTCTACGAGCGGCCGGCTAACCAGTTCGTCGCCGGCTTCATCGGTTCGCCCGCGATGAATTTCTTCCCGGTCGAGTGGCGCCAGGAACGCGCTGTTCTCTCCGAAGGTGGAGCGGTGGTGCCGCTGGACGGCGAGCCCGCAGCCCGCCTGAGCAAGGCCGGCAGCGCCGTGCTCGGCATTCGCCCTGAACATTTCGCCGTCGCGGCCGATGGGGCCGATGGCGTCGCCGTCACCATCAAACTGGTCGAGCCGCTCGGCTCCGACACGCTGATCCATTTCGACCTCGCCGGTGGTTCCGCCATCGCGCGGGTTGATCCGGCGCTGCGGCCGAAGGTCGGCGATCGCATCAATCTGCGTCCGCAGCCCGGCAAGACACATCTATTTGATGCCGCCAATGGACAGGTTCTGCGGTGA
- a CDS encoding carbohydrate ABC transporter permease: MNDAANTDRWIRWLNTLQLVIAGVLIMAPTVWMVLSSFKPSFEVTAYPPTLTFSPTLDNYVELTKTTPFLSYALNSLIVTVGSTAFGLLFGIPAAFAVSWTRITWPAILTLAARMAPGTLFLLPWYVMFRQVGMIGSYTALILSHAVITLPIVIWVLLPSFDAIPRSVFEAAQVDGCRVARILWRIAMPLVASGIAVSAILAFVFSWNYFLFALVLSNGDTKTLIAAAFNFIGEGSTQWGALMAAATLIALPPLVLAALVQRWLVSGLTLGAVKG; this comes from the coding sequence ATGAACGATGCCGCCAACACCGACCGCTGGATCCGCTGGCTCAACACGCTGCAGCTCGTGATCGCCGGCGTGCTGATCATGGCGCCGACGGTCTGGATGGTGCTGTCCTCGTTCAAGCCGTCTTTCGAGGTCACCGCGTATCCGCCGACGCTGACCTTCTCGCCGACGCTCGACAATTATGTCGAGCTGACCAAGACGACGCCGTTCCTGAGCTACGCGCTCAACAGCCTGATCGTCACCGTCGGCTCGACCGCCTTCGGGCTGCTGTTTGGCATTCCCGCAGCCTTTGCCGTCTCCTGGACGCGGATCACCTGGCCGGCGATCCTGACGCTCGCCGCGCGCATGGCGCCGGGCACGCTCTTTCTGCTGCCGTGGTACGTCATGTTCCGGCAGGTCGGCATGATCGGCTCCTACACCGCGCTGATCCTCAGCCACGCCGTGATCACGCTGCCGATCGTGATCTGGGTGCTGCTGCCGTCCTTCGATGCGATTCCGCGCAGCGTGTTCGAAGCCGCGCAAGTCGATGGATGCAGAGTCGCGCGCATCCTCTGGCGCATCGCGATGCCGCTGGTAGCGTCGGGCATCGCGGTTTCGGCGATCCTCGCCTTCGTGTTCTCGTGGAACTACTTCCTGTTTGCGCTGGTGCTCTCCAACGGCGACACCAAGACGCTGATTGCGGCGGCCTTCAACTTCATCGGCGAAGGCTCGACGCAATGGGGCGCTCTCATGGCAGCAGCAACGCTGATCGCGTTGCCGCCGCTGGTGCTGGCGGCCCTGGTTCAGCGCTGGCTGGTGTCCGGACTGACGCTCGGCGCGGTGAAAGGTTAA
- a CDS encoding mandelate racemase/muconate lactonizing enzyme family protein: MTDSFTVRSIEGVCFRYPLATPVVTSFGKMLNRPAVFVRVVDEDGVEGWGEAWSNFPAPGAEHRARLINEVLAPGLVGRKLENPAQAFEVLSKGTEVLALQCGEPGPFAQAISGIDLALWDLFARRRNLPLWRLLGGQSSKIKVYASGINPGGAAQTAEAALKRGHRALKLKVGFGAETDIANLSALLTIVGAGMLAADANQGWSVDQALEMLPRLSEFNLRWLEEPIRADRPREEWRKLRANAKMPIAAGENISSVEDFEAALGDDVLGVIQPDIAKWGGLTVCVELARQILRVGKTFCPHYLGGGIGLLASAHLLAAVGRDGWLEVDANDNPLRDLFCGPVADVREGTIELNQNPGLGIVPDLSAIERYRSI; this comes from the coding sequence ATGACTGACAGCTTCACTGTCCGTTCGATCGAGGGGGTCTGCTTTCGCTACCCGCTGGCAACGCCTGTCGTGACGTCGTTCGGCAAGATGCTCAATCGTCCCGCCGTCTTCGTTCGCGTCGTCGACGAGGACGGCGTCGAGGGATGGGGTGAAGCCTGGTCTAACTTCCCGGCACCGGGCGCGGAGCATCGCGCCCGGCTGATCAACGAAGTGCTTGCGCCCGGCCTCGTCGGTCGCAAGCTCGAAAATCCCGCTCAGGCCTTCGAGGTTCTGAGTAAAGGCACCGAGGTCCTCGCACTCCAATGCGGCGAGCCCGGTCCGTTCGCACAGGCAATCTCGGGCATTGATCTCGCGCTGTGGGATCTTTTCGCGCGGCGTCGGAATCTGCCGCTGTGGCGATTGCTCGGCGGCCAGTCGAGCAAGATCAAGGTCTATGCCAGCGGCATCAATCCCGGCGGCGCCGCGCAGACGGCTGAAGCGGCGCTCAAGCGCGGCCATCGTGCGTTGAAGCTGAAGGTCGGCTTTGGCGCCGAAACCGACATTGCGAACCTCTCGGCGCTGCTAACCATCGTCGGTGCCGGCATGCTCGCGGCCGATGCAAATCAGGGCTGGTCGGTGGATCAGGCGCTGGAGATGCTGCCGCGGCTCTCCGAGTTCAATCTACGCTGGCTGGAGGAGCCGATCCGCGCCGACCGGCCGCGCGAGGAGTGGCGCAAGCTGCGCGCGAACGCAAAAATGCCGATCGCCGCGGGCGAGAACATTTCCAGTGTCGAAGATTTCGAGGCGGCTCTCGGGGACGATGTGCTCGGCGTGATTCAGCCCGACATCGCAAAATGGGGCGGGCTTACCGTTTGCGTAGAACTCGCCCGCCAGATCCTGAGGGTAGGCAAGACGTTCTGTCCGCACTATCTCGGCGGAGGCATCGGCCTGCTTGCGTCTGCACATCTCCTTGCCGCTGTCGGCCGTGATGGCTGGCTGGAGGTCGATGCCAATGATAATCCGTTGCGCGATTTGTTTTGCGGCCCGGTTGCCGATGTGAGGGAGGGCACGATTGAATTGAACCAAAATCCCGGGCTTGGAATAGTGCCTGATCTCTCCGCTATCGAGCGCTATCGCAGCATCTAG
- a CDS encoding zinc-dependent alcohol dehydrogenase family protein, with product MNVSPRPNSIMQAAVFHGNDRITIERVAMPDVGAGEVLVRVSRTALCGSDFKLWHRGAEFTAGHEIFGVVEQPGHKLHGRRCAVYIPLHCGHCAACKRGDTQMCLEVSSLIGWNRPGGYAEYVPVPENCLLQVPDDIEDSLAPLLLDTIGTSGHAVRFVSRVVPANEAGSVLVMGAGPVGLGVVLALRALGYDDIYVADPNAARLKIAQSFGATAHPVGDSSQRFALIMECSGAHAARNLGIELVLPRGALVLVGENAAPWTIEEGKVFRRKDFYMIRTFYFPVPDFEPNVELLRKYKDEYRVLVDGEFGLSALPENFARFAKGELIKPVLALD from the coding sequence ATGAACGTATCTCCCCGTCCGAATTCGATCATGCAGGCCGCGGTCTTTCACGGCAACGATCGGATCACCATCGAGCGTGTGGCGATGCCCGACGTCGGTGCCGGCGAGGTGCTGGTGCGTGTCTCGCGCACCGCGCTGTGCGGCTCCGACTTCAAGCTCTGGCACAGGGGCGCGGAGTTCACCGCCGGTCACGAAATCTTCGGCGTGGTCGAGCAGCCCGGCCACAAGCTGCATGGCCGCCGCTGCGCCGTCTACATTCCCCTGCATTGCGGTCACTGCGCCGCCTGCAAGCGCGGCGACACCCAAATGTGCCTGGAAGTTTCCAGCCTGATCGGCTGGAACAGGCCGGGCGGCTATGCCGAATATGTGCCGGTGCCGGAGAACTGCCTGCTGCAGGTGCCCGACGATATCGAAGACAGTCTCGCGCCGTTGCTGCTCGACACCATCGGCACCTCGGGCCATGCCGTGCGTTTCGTCAGTCGCGTGGTGCCAGCGAACGAGGCCGGGTCGGTGCTTGTGATGGGCGCAGGTCCCGTCGGCCTCGGTGTCGTGCTGGCGCTCCGTGCGCTCGGTTACGACGATATCTACGTCGCCGATCCCAATGCCGCGCGTCTGAAGATCGCGCAGTCCTTCGGCGCCACGGCGCACCCCGTCGGCGATAGCTCGCAGCGCTTTGCGCTGATCATGGAGTGCTCGGGTGCGCATGCAGCGCGCAATCTCGGCATCGAGCTGGTGCTGCCGCGCGGCGCGCTCGTGCTGGTCGGCGAGAACGCCGCGCCCTGGACCATTGAGGAAGGCAAGGTCTTCCGCCGCAAGGATTTTTACATGATCCGGACCTTCTATTTTCCGGTCCCGGATTTCGAGCCGAATGTCGAGCTGCTGCGCAAGTACAAAGACGAATACCGCGTCCTCGTCGACGGCGAGTTCGGCCTGTCGGCTCTACCTGAGAATTTCGCCCGCTTCGCCAAGGGCGAGCTGATCAAGCCTGTGCTGGCGCTGGACTGA
- a CDS encoding tyrosine-type recombinase/integrase: protein MTDIRIALSDKAIAQLPTPEDGWYLARDTELKGFFVVVGKRKRTFTVQGDLRQRGKRASSIRVSIGDATELTTRAARAIAKEYLAQISKGQHPKARLDGKPGQTETDGNSAKTGATLKHAWERYLEAHLIRKGRSEKTISGYRDHVERLFAEWLDTPLLDLATDPASVAEKHDQLTKENGPYIANGSMRTLRAIYNHARKTNRSLPRDNPADAVDWNQEERRNTGMGAGDLKGWFLELASLDNPIRREFHLFTLLCGSRPTALQQAKPEHINFRRRTLHIPKPKGGSKRAFDIPLSREMVLSLTRVLRFGRQMHPSQAQQWLFPAESATGHLSETKEDRAILSKWGNDLRQTFRTIATAAGVSEFDAKLLMNHSIPGVNAGYVTRHKLVEDHLRSQQQAISTVVFSALGNSLTEQEALINWLSRGASRRAVPQFRLEPNTLGEQQERIRQAA from the coding sequence ATGACTGATATTCGCATTGCTCTCAGCGACAAGGCCATCGCTCAACTACCAACTCCTGAAGACGGCTGGTATCTGGCTCGCGACACCGAACTGAAAGGCTTCTTCGTGGTCGTGGGGAAGCGGAAGAGGACGTTCACGGTTCAAGGTGATCTTCGACAACGGGGAAAGCGAGCCTCTTCCATCAGAGTGTCGATTGGAGATGCCACCGAACTAACGACACGAGCAGCTCGCGCAATTGCCAAGGAATACCTTGCTCAGATCAGCAAGGGACAGCACCCCAAAGCGAGGCTAGACGGAAAGCCCGGACAGACCGAGACCGATGGGAATAGTGCCAAAACGGGCGCTACCCTGAAGCACGCTTGGGAACGATATTTGGAAGCTCACTTAATCCGAAAAGGCCGTAGCGAGAAAACGATAAGCGGCTATCGCGATCATGTTGAACGTCTCTTTGCAGAATGGCTTGATACCCCTCTGCTCGATCTCGCGACAGATCCTGCTAGCGTTGCGGAAAAGCACGATCAGCTTACCAAGGAGAACGGTCCCTACATAGCGAATGGGAGCATGCGGACGCTTCGAGCCATTTACAATCATGCTCGGAAGACCAATCGATCGCTACCGCGAGACAATCCCGCGGATGCTGTCGATTGGAATCAGGAAGAGCGCCGGAATACTGGTATGGGCGCGGGCGATCTGAAAGGATGGTTCCTCGAGCTGGCCAGTCTGGATAATCCAATCCGGCGCGAATTCCACCTCTTCACATTGCTATGTGGGTCTAGGCCCACCGCATTGCAGCAGGCTAAGCCCGAACACATCAATTTTCGACGGCGAACACTGCACATTCCTAAGCCTAAGGGAGGCAGCAAGCGAGCGTTCGATATTCCACTTTCTCGGGAGATGGTCCTAAGTCTCACTCGAGTACTTCGTTTTGGCAGGCAAATGCATCCGTCTCAAGCGCAACAATGGCTATTCCCAGCGGAGAGCGCCACAGGACACTTGTCGGAAACAAAAGAGGATCGAGCGATCTTGTCAAAATGGGGTAATGACCTGCGCCAAACATTTCGGACAATTGCCACTGCTGCTGGCGTATCCGAATTCGATGCCAAGCTCCTCATGAACCATTCTATCCCTGGTGTGAACGCAGGTTATGTCACTCGACACAAGCTGGTTGAAGACCACCTGCGCAGTCAACAACAAGCTATCAGTACCGTCGTGTTTTCCGCACTCGGTAATTCGCTCACGGAACAGGAAGCCCTGATCAATTGGCTTAGCCGCGGAGCTAGCCGAAGAGCCGTACCCCAATTCCGGTTGGAGCCAAACACTCTGGGCGAGCAGCAAGAAAGAATTCGGCAGGCCGCATGA
- a CDS encoding spermidine synthase — protein MKLLGRYQGTNGQIDIVECSWDGTRVYFEEGVRQSQATPDGESVFTYVKLMDELLSRSEQILVLGCGGGNLATRQWRLGKRLTIVDINPISFVLAHRYFDLPDDLPCIVSDFRKFVFDDRAYYDGIAIDVGGPGFRYAEEFDAETCDAIRARLAPGGRIVMNVTVAHDIDPTPDRIAARLAGEELRTWIVDEQFVEDRNAVIACVPEKTLGSPAALDRVMRHSHERWAIRRGRLRNRDLTNGSR, from the coding sequence GTGAAACTGCTGGGGCGTTATCAAGGAACGAACGGACAGATCGACATCGTCGAGTGTTCATGGGATGGAACACGCGTGTACTTCGAGGAGGGCGTAAGGCAAAGTCAGGCCACGCCCGACGGAGAAAGTGTCTTCACCTATGTGAAGCTCATGGACGAACTTCTGTCTCGGTCCGAACAGATCCTCGTCCTGGGTTGTGGCGGCGGAAATCTCGCGACACGGCAGTGGCGTCTCGGCAAGAGATTGACCATCGTCGACATCAACCCGATCAGTTTCGTGCTCGCGCATAGGTATTTCGATCTACCGGACGATCTGCCCTGCATCGTTTCCGACTTTCGAAAATTCGTATTCGATGACCGCGCATATTACGACGGCATTGCGATCGACGTCGGTGGACCGGGATTCCGATACGCGGAGGAGTTTGACGCGGAGACCTGCGACGCCATCCGCGCCCGTCTGGCACCGGGCGGCCGGATCGTGATGAACGTAACGGTCGCACACGACATTGATCCTACACCCGACCGGATCGCGGCCAGACTCGCCGGTGAAGAATTGCGGACATGGATCGTCGATGAGCAATTCGTCGAGGATCGCAATGCCGTCATCGCATGCGTCCCCGAGAAGACCTTGGGTTCACCGGCGGCGCTCGATCGCGTGATGCGCCATAGCCATGAACGCTGGGCGATCCGCCGCGGGAGATTGCGAAATCGCGATCTCACTAATGGATCGCGCTAA
- a CDS encoding sugar kinase has protein sequence MSTSANIGDLANVSSGAKPVHVICLGLSALDQVWRVDRPFSGGSEKIKAVAYGTLGGGMAANASVAVAKLGASVAFWGRAGNDAAGHEMKSAFTAEGVDVENFRLFADGRSSVSGIIVDSSGERQIVNFRGLFPEAANWLPLDAVARASAVLADPRWVEGAATLFCEARSRGIPTVLDGDMADAEVFERLLPLTDHAIFSEPALTAFAGSADDKSLAALARFGCRVIAVTRGEGGVSWYEDSELHRQAAFSVDVVDTTGAGDVFHGAYTLAIAAGLDVRAAMMFSAATAAMKCRHAGGRNGIPTINECLVFMRTKP, from the coding sequence GTGAGCACATCAGCCAACATCGGTGATCTCGCGAACGTCTCATCCGGCGCGAAGCCCGTGCACGTGATCTGCCTCGGACTGTCGGCGCTCGACCAGGTCTGGCGCGTGGATCGTCCGTTCTCGGGCGGAAGCGAGAAGATCAAGGCCGTCGCGTACGGCACGCTCGGCGGCGGCATGGCCGCTAATGCGAGTGTGGCCGTGGCGAAGCTTGGTGCGTCCGTCGCGTTCTGGGGACGGGCCGGGAACGATGCCGCCGGCCACGAGATGAAATCCGCCTTCACCGCCGAGGGCGTCGATGTCGAGAACTTCCGGCTGTTTGCCGATGGCCGCTCGTCTGTCTCCGGGATCATCGTCGATAGCTCAGGTGAACGGCAGATCGTCAACTTTCGCGGTCTCTTCCCTGAAGCAGCGAACTGGCTTCCGCTCGACGCTGTCGCGCGCGCATCCGCCGTGTTGGCGGACCCGCGCTGGGTCGAGGGCGCCGCGACGCTGTTCTGCGAAGCGCGCTCGCGCGGCATTCCAACGGTGCTCGACGGCGACATGGCCGATGCGGAGGTATTCGAGCGGCTGCTGCCGTTGACCGATCACGCCATCTTCTCCGAGCCCGCGCTTACCGCCTTTGCCGGCTCGGCCGACGACAAATCCCTCGCAGCCCTCGCGCGCTTCGGCTGCCGCGTCATCGCGGTGACGCGCGGCGAGGGCGGCGTCAGCTGGTACGAGGACAGCGAACTGCATCGGCAGGCAGCCTTCAGCGTCGACGTGGTCGACACCACGGGCGCGGGCGACGTCTTCCACGGCGCCTATACGCTCGCGATCGCCGCCGGCCTCGACGTGCGCGCCGCCATGATGTTTTCGGCGGCCACGGCCGCCATGAAATGCCGCCACGCCGGCGGCCGCAACGGAATCCCCACCATCAACGAGTGTCTTGTATTCATGAGGACGAAGCCATGA